From the genome of Blautia pseudococcoides, one region includes:
- a CDS encoding nucleotidyltransferase family protein — MMTLVIMAAGMGSRYGGLKQIDPVGRHGEFILDYSVYDAVKAGFEKVVFIIKKENLDIFRETVGKRLEKVIPVAYAFQEINQVPEGVQVPEGRTKPWGTAHAVWSCRDLLDGPFAVINADDFYGREAFTLLHDFFLHMPDDTSRYHFCMAGYLLKNTLTENGHVARGVCTADHGYLTSVTERTKIQRNHGQTQFYEEGRDWTDIDENSIVSMNCWGFTPDLFREIEQQMQAFFADSTDGLAKKEFFLPSVVQELMDSRKCDVKVMDTPAKWYGVTYHEDKEKIVTFIEQMIGESVYPENLWNEKGE, encoded by the coding sequence ATGATGACATTGGTAATTATGGCCGCTGGTATGGGAAGCAGATATGGCGGGCTGAAACAGATCGACCCGGTGGGAAGACACGGGGAATTTATTCTGGATTATTCTGTTTACGATGCTGTCAAGGCAGGATTTGAAAAAGTAGTATTCATTATCAAAAAAGAAAATCTGGATATATTCCGGGAAACCGTGGGAAAACGTCTGGAAAAAGTCATCCCTGTGGCCTACGCATTTCAGGAGATCAACCAGGTTCCGGAAGGTGTGCAGGTCCCGGAGGGGCGCACCAAACCATGGGGTACTGCACATGCTGTGTGGAGCTGCCGGGATCTGTTGGACGGTCCTTTTGCCGTCATCAACGCAGATGATTTTTATGGCAGGGAAGCATTTACACTGCTTCACGATTTTTTCCTGCATATGCCTGATGATACCTCCCGGTACCATTTCTGCATGGCCGGCTATCTCCTGAAAAATACACTGACGGAAAACGGACATGTGGCAAGAGGTGTCTGCACGGCTGACCACGGATATCTGACCTCCGTTACAGAACGGACGAAAATACAGAGAAACCACGGACAGACCCAGTTTTACGAGGAAGGCCGGGACTGGACGGACATTGACGAAAACAGCATTGTGTCCATGAACTGCTGGGGATTCACCCCTGATCTATTCCGGGAGATTGAACAGCAGATGCAGGCGTTTTTCGCAGACAGTACAGACGGCCTTGCCAAAAAAGAATTTTTTCTGCCCTCCGTGGTACAAGAGCTTATGGATTCCCGGAAATGCGATGTAAAGGTTATGGATACCCCTGCCAAATGGTACGGCGTAACCTACCATGAGGATAAAGAAAAGATTGTAACTTTCATTGAGCAGATGATCGGGGAGAGCGTATACCCGGAAAACCTCTGGAATGAAAAAGGAGAATGA
- a CDS encoding spore maturation protein, with translation MRVLLFLSEVIIPLILFYIVGFGILMKCDVYEDFVKGAKDGLKTVVQILPTLIGLMVAVGVLRASGFLDMLGGQLGRLTSAVGFPAQLVPLTIVKMFSSSAATGLVLDIFKEFGTDSRIGLIASVMMSCTETIFYTVSVYFIAAKVKNTRYTIPGALLATLAGIAASVWLAGMMAV, from the coding sequence ATGAGAGTATTGCTCTTTTTGTCGGAAGTGATCATTCCGCTTATTCTGTTTTACATAGTGGGTTTCGGTATTCTGATGAAGTGCGATGTGTATGAAGATTTTGTGAAAGGTGCAAAGGATGGTCTGAAGACAGTGGTACAGATTCTGCCCACCCTCATAGGACTTATGGTGGCAGTGGGGGTTCTGCGGGCATCCGGTTTCCTGGATATGCTGGGCGGACAGCTTGGGAGACTGACCAGCGCGGTGGGATTTCCGGCGCAGCTGGTCCCACTGACCATAGTAAAAATGTTTTCCTCCAGTGCGGCTACAGGGCTTGTGCTGGATATTTTCAAGGAATTCGGGACGGATTCCAGGATTGGACTGATCGCCTCGGTGATGATGTCCTGTACAGAGACTATTTTTTACACGGTTTCTGTCTATTTTATTGCCGCAAAGGTAAAAAATACCCGCTATACCATACCTGGAGCCCTGCTGGCAACACTTGCAGGGATCGCGGCCAGTGTATGGCTGGCGGGAATGATGGCAGTTTAA
- a CDS encoding ATP-binding protein: MYKKRKSFIFGTTLAAVLVMTIAVYFFTQIRLGVQKDNLSNLSAFGTQLGAHFDEMNSKYFSVLKSCLEASRSNAYHSREEILDFFRDRQDIWQYRTAGIMDKNGGYVTIEGETGTLEDLSFQEKKAGYIDNDSMGIVNLGVGDELLCYVSLEESIGDASEIGGIFVTPAFDELEYLLALNMYTEEGYATIIDKEGNILLKPHYDYSMMITDNYLDSLEHSDLNGRKPDDRLRKDMAASASGSLIFSRMGKRNYLVYMPVGRSSWYLLVTVPANVLETTTRSFRNFMIAALLVTVVLLLCFCTIYFMGRQHIIDKKNREILVKEQISKKQLADALEEARQANRAKSIFLSNMSHDIRTPMNAIIGMTGIALSHIDRKEKVKDCLNKISTASAHLLSLINDVLDMSRIESGKLTLNSENFNLRDLFHTLEGIIQPQIISGHFDFTVDMEELEHEDLIGDPLRFKQLFLNIVGNSIKFTDPGGKICVKVQEIPSGSEDTARFRFTFRDTGIGMSPEFLQRLFRPFERSDSPRAAHAEGTGLGMAITKNITEMMQGSIRVESTEGEGTVFYIELPFKKGAPHPQQPLPDASKAGDMGTNTDYSNRRLLLVEDNELNLEIAKELISVTNVRIDTAVNGQEALEKVSASSPGYYSLVLMDIRMPVMGGYEASRKIRSIDRPDLGQLPIIAMTADAFTEDKQRALDAGMNGHMAKPIDLRELYNILEKYLS; this comes from the coding sequence ATGTACAAGAAGCGAAAATCCTTCATCTTTGGCACAACGCTGGCAGCTGTCCTGGTTATGACCATAGCCGTATATTTTTTTACGCAGATACGCCTGGGCGTTCAGAAGGATAATCTGAGTAACCTGTCCGCGTTCGGCACCCAGCTGGGTGCCCATTTTGATGAGATGAACAGTAAATATTTCTCTGTTTTGAAAAGCTGTCTGGAAGCTTCCCGCAGCAATGCATACCACAGCCGGGAGGAGATTTTGGACTTTTTCAGGGACAGGCAGGATATCTGGCAGTACCGCACAGCCGGAATCATGGATAAAAACGGCGGATATGTTACCATTGAAGGGGAGACCGGGACGCTGGAGGACCTGAGCTTTCAAGAGAAAAAGGCCGGATACATTGATAATGACAGCATGGGCATTGTCAATTTGGGCGTTGGAGATGAACTGCTGTGTTACGTCTCGTTAGAGGAGAGTATTGGGGATGCTTCTGAGATAGGGGGCATTTTCGTGACACCTGCCTTTGATGAGCTGGAATACCTTCTGGCCCTGAACATGTACACAGAAGAGGGGTATGCCACGATCATTGATAAAGAAGGCAATATCCTGCTGAAGCCCCACTATGACTACTCCATGATGATCACAGACAATTACCTGGACAGCCTGGAACATTCTGACCTGAACGGCCGGAAACCGGATGACCGGCTTAGAAAAGATATGGCCGCCTCCGCGTCCGGCTCCCTGATATTTTCCCGGATGGGCAAACGCAACTATCTGGTATACATGCCTGTGGGCAGAAGCTCCTGGTACCTGCTGGTCACCGTACCTGCAAATGTGCTGGAGACCACCACCCGCTCTTTCCGTAACTTTATGATCGCGGCCCTGCTGGTCACTGTTGTCCTGCTGCTGTGTTTCTGTACTATTTATTTTATGGGAAGACAGCATATTATTGATAAGAAGAACCGGGAGATCCTGGTCAAAGAACAGATTAGCAAAAAGCAGCTGGCGGATGCTCTGGAGGAAGCCAGACAGGCCAACCGGGCAAAATCCATTTTCCTCTCCAACATGTCCCACGATATCCGTACGCCTATGAATGCCATCATAGGAATGACAGGAATCGCCCTTTCACATATAGACAGGAAAGAAAAAGTAAAGGACTGCCTGAATAAGATCTCCACAGCCTCCGCACACCTGCTCTCCCTGATCAATGATGTGCTGGATATGTCCAGGATCGAAAGCGGTAAGCTGACGCTGAACAGCGAGAACTTTAACCTGAGAGATCTGTTTCATACATTGGAGGGTATCATACAGCCGCAGATCATCAGCGGTCATTTTGATTTTACGGTAGATATGGAAGAACTGGAGCATGAAGACCTGATAGGAGACCCCCTCCGTTTCAAACAGCTATTTCTGAATATTGTGGGAAACTCCATAAAATTCACAGACCCGGGCGGCAAAATCTGCGTGAAAGTGCAGGAGATCCCTTCCGGTTCAGAAGATACGGCCCGGTTTCGTTTTACTTTCCGGGACACAGGCATAGGCATGTCACCGGAATTTCTGCAGCGGCTTTTCCGGCCCTTTGAACGTTCTGATTCTCCCCGTGCCGCCCACGCGGAGGGAACGGGCCTCGGCATGGCGATCACAAAAAACATTACGGAAATGATGCAGGGGAGTATCCGTGTTGAAAGTACAGAGGGGGAGGGAACTGTCTTTTATATTGAGCTGCCCTTCAAAAAAGGCGCACCACATCCCCAGCAGCCCCTTCCAGACGCCTCCAAAGCAGGGGATATGGGAACCAATACCGATTATTCTAACCGCCGTCTCCTTCTGGTGGAGGACAATGAACTGAATCTGGAAATTGCCAAAGAGCTTATTTCCGTCACAAATGTCCGGATCGACACTGCAGTAAACGGGCAGGAAGCCCTGGAGAAAGTTTCCGCCTCCTCCCCCGGATATTACAGCCTGGTCCTGATGGATATCAGAATGCCGGTTATGGGAGGATATGAGGCCTCCCGGAAAATACGCAGTATTGACAGGCCGGATCTTGGGCAGCTGCCCATCATCGCCATGACAGCGGATGCCTTCACGGAGGACAAACAGCGTGCTCTTGATGCCGGAATGAACGGGCATATGGCAAAGCCCATTGACCTGCGAGAGCTTTATAATATCCTTGAAAAGTATTTGTCATAA
- the hisZ gene encoding ATP phosphoribosyltransferase regulatory subunit, producing MRYYDKVTPDGTKDLLFGECDQRSQVTKTLKDLFGAQGYRRVMTPALEFYDVFGKAAKYLPKETMYKLTDHKGRLMVLRPDCTVPAARLAATRLKGMPMPLRLFYNQNIYRMFPELKGKSTEINQVGIELIGGVPLRSDLEVVELASRSLDVISGGKYRLELCHIGYFKAIMDSLDVDEDTKEDIRFQIEQKNYASLTDMLGKYQDSRAARALLKLPRLFGGAEVFEKAYELFDENGARESLDYLKGIYEYLQTLGLGDKVIIDLGLVNLAEYYTDLIFRGYFRGIGEQVLSGGRYDTLLNEFGEDHCSVGFCINVDLASQKVQPMPEAIPEILVFAPDMKYLSKAVHHRRALEDQGVLTENCVFDTMEEAFDYAKMRGIPKVHLVGEDITVCLTRTTPGK from the coding sequence ATGAGATATTATGATAAAGTAACACCGGACGGAACAAAAGATTTGCTGTTTGGAGAGTGCGACCAGCGTTCCCAGGTGACAAAAACCCTGAAGGACCTGTTTGGCGCCCAGGGGTATCGGCGGGTGATGACACCTGCATTGGAATTTTATGATGTGTTTGGAAAGGCGGCAAAATATCTGCCCAAGGAAACCATGTACAAACTCACAGACCATAAAGGAAGGCTTATGGTACTGCGCCCGGATTGTACGGTACCTGCGGCCAGATTGGCGGCTACCCGGTTAAAAGGGATGCCGATGCCGCTCCGTTTATTTTACAACCAGAATATTTACCGCATGTTTCCGGAGCTGAAAGGAAAGAGCACGGAGATCAACCAGGTGGGCATTGAACTGATCGGCGGTGTACCGCTGAGAAGTGACCTGGAGGTGGTGGAGCTGGCATCCAGGAGCCTGGATGTCATAAGCGGAGGCAAATACCGCCTGGAGCTGTGCCATATCGGATATTTCAAGGCGATCATGGACAGTCTGGATGTGGATGAGGATACAAAAGAGGATATCCGTTTCCAGATAGAGCAGAAAAATTATGCTTCCCTCACTGATATGCTGGGTAAATACCAGGACAGCCGGGCTGCCAGGGCGCTTTTGAAGCTGCCCAGACTCTTCGGCGGAGCGGAGGTTTTTGAAAAGGCCTATGAGCTTTTCGATGAGAACGGTGCAAGAGAGAGCCTTGACTACCTGAAGGGTATCTATGAATATCTGCAGACCCTGGGGCTTGGGGATAAAGTGATCATTGACCTGGGCCTTGTGAACCTGGCAGAGTATTATACAGACCTTATTTTCCGTGGATATTTCCGGGGCATAGGGGAACAGGTCTTGTCAGGAGGCCGTTACGATACACTCTTAAACGAGTTTGGGGAGGACCACTGCTCTGTGGGCTTCTGCATCAACGTGGACCTGGCGAGCCAGAAGGTCCAGCCCATGCCGGAAGCCATACCGGAGATTCTGGTGTTTGCGCCGGATATGAAGTATTTATCAAAAGCAGTCCACCATCGCAGGGCACTGGAGGACCAGGGCGTGCTGACGGAGAACTGTGTGTTTGATACCATGGAAGAAGCATTTGATTATGCAAAAATGAGAGGGATACCGAAAGTACACCTGGTGGGAGAAGATATCACAGTTTGTTTGACCCGTACAACTCCCGGTAAATAA
- the hisG gene encoding ATP phosphoribosyltransferase yields the protein MKPIRIALTKGRLESKTIDMLERLGYDCTNARKKGRKLIMPIGSGEIEVVLAKAADVVTYVESGVCDMGVVGKDTIMEKGGTFYEVADLGFGKCKFALAVVKGKNLYEGYHNLTIASKYVNVAKNYFEQKSMDVDIVKIEGSVELAPVLGLADAIVDIVETGTTLKENGLVVAEEVCPVSARLIVNIASMKLRKKEIEDLIDKMENDVQKRRAKEA from the coding sequence ATGAAACCAATTAGAATCGCTCTTACGAAAGGGCGTCTGGAGAGTAAGACAATAGATATGCTGGAGCGCCTTGGTTATGACTGTACCAACGCGAGAAAAAAAGGCAGAAAACTGATCATGCCCATAGGCAGTGGTGAGATTGAGGTAGTGCTTGCAAAGGCTGCCGATGTGGTCACCTATGTGGAAAGCGGTGTCTGTGACATGGGCGTCGTGGGAAAAGATACCATCATGGAAAAGGGCGGTACCTTTTATGAAGTGGCAGATTTGGGATTCGGAAAATGTAAATTTGCCCTTGCGGTGGTAAAGGGAAAAAATCTGTATGAGGGCTACCACAATCTGACCATTGCCAGCAAATATGTGAACGTGGCTAAGAATTACTTTGAGCAGAAGAGTATGGACGTGGATATTGTGAAGATTGAGGGCAGTGTGGAACTGGCGCCTGTCCTGGGCCTTGCGGATGCCATTGTGGATATTGTGGAGACAGGGACAACACTGAAGGAGAACGGGCTGGTTGTGGCGGAGGAAGTGTGTCCGGTGAGTGCCAGACTGATCGTGAATATTGCCAGCATGAAGCTCAGGAAAAAAGAAATCGAGGATTTAATAGACAAGATGGAAAACGATGTGCAGAAGCGCAGGGCAAAGGAGGCGTAG
- the hisC gene encoding histidinol-phosphate transaminase: MAYRIPEKLKKLEIYEPVTESYDIRLDANESFQDLPDDIRRDVLKAVEQVEFNRYPDPFAVKLCEKFGRFFHVKPELLTAGNGSDELISLIVPNFLESGDTMLVALPDFSMYTFYAQMNHIRVEALQKAEDMVTNAEDILKRAEEKNAKLLIFSNPCNPTSLTLSRDDIIKIMEGTHALVIVDEAYMDFAEGSVLDVIEKYDNLIVLKTCSKALGLAAIRLGFAAAGRELTDILHALKSPYNVNSLTQAVGCAILDHPDYIKNCIRSIRRSRDELYQELLELKNRKADILNLFPTTTNFIFMKVKDAALVFEEMKKKSISVRYMNGYLRVTAGRKMENDAVIRVLDELLD; this comes from the coding sequence ATGGCGTACAGGATCCCGGAGAAGTTAAAGAAGCTGGAGATATATGAACCGGTAACAGAATCCTATGATATCCGCCTGGATGCCAATGAGAGCTTCCAGGACCTTCCGGATGATATCCGCAGGGATGTGTTGAAGGCAGTGGAGCAGGTGGAATTCAACCGCTATCCGGACCCCTTTGCAGTAAAACTCTGTGAAAAGTTCGGTCGCTTTTTTCATGTGAAACCGGAACTGCTCACTGCGGGAAACGGTTCCGATGAATTGATCTCCCTTATTGTACCTAATTTTCTGGAGAGCGGGGACACCATGCTGGTAGCCCTTCCCGATTTTTCCATGTACACCTTCTATGCACAGATGAACCATATCCGTGTGGAGGCGCTGCAGAAAGCCGAAGATATGGTGACAAACGCGGAGGATATTTTAAAGCGGGCTGAGGAAAAGAACGCGAAGCTGCTTATTTTTTCCAACCCCTGCAACCCCACATCCCTGACGCTTTCCAGGGATGATATTATAAAGATCATGGAAGGCACCCATGCTCTGGTCATCGTGGATGAAGCGTATATGGATTTTGCCGAAGGCTCTGTCCTGGATGTGATAGAGAAATACGACAACCTCATTGTGCTGAAAACATGTTCCAAGGCTCTGGGTCTGGCAGCCATCCGTCTGGGATTTGCCGCGGCGGGCAGAGAGCTGACAGATATCCTGCACGCATTAAAGTCTCCGTATAACGTGAACTCCCTGACACAGGCGGTAGGCTGTGCGATCCTGGACCATCCGGATTATATCAAGAACTGTATCCGCTCTATCCGGAGATCCAGAGATGAACTGTATCAGGAGCTTTTGGAACTGAAAAACAGAAAAGCGGATATCCTGAACTTGTTTCCCACTACCACAAACTTCATTTTCATGAAGGTGAAGGATGCGGCTTTGGTGTTTGAAGAGATGAAAAAGAAAAGCATTTCCGTCCGGTACATGAATGGCTATCTGCGGGTGACAGCCGGCAGAAAAATGGAAAACGATGCGGTGATACGGGTGTTGGATGAACTGCTGGACTGA
- the hisB gene encoding imidazoleglycerol-phosphate dehydratase HisB, which produces MRIGEITRTTKETNIRLRWNLDGSGRYTGSCGVGFFDHMIQAFCVHGGFDMDLDMKGDLEVDCHHSIEDLGIVMGQAFSKALGDKGSIRRYGSFYIPMDEALGFCSLDISGRPYLVFDAEFANQSVGTLGCCMVKEFFRAFAFNGGITLHLRCPYGENDHHKTEALFKAAAHALKEALEPNGGKILSSKGMLA; this is translated from the coding sequence TTGAGGATCGGAGAGATAACAAGGACAACAAAGGAGACGAATATCAGGCTGAGATGGAATCTGGACGGCAGCGGCCGCTATACGGGTAGCTGCGGGGTGGGATTTTTTGACCACATGATACAGGCCTTCTGTGTACACGGAGGATTTGATATGGATTTGGATATGAAAGGTGACCTGGAGGTTGACTGCCATCACAGCATTGAAGATTTGGGCATTGTCATGGGGCAGGCGTTTTCAAAGGCTCTGGGTGACAAAGGCAGTATCCGGCGATATGGAAGCTTCTATATTCCCATGGATGAAGCGCTGGGATTCTGTTCCTTAGATATCAGCGGGCGGCCTTATCTGGTATTCGACGCGGAGTTTGCCAATCAGAGCGTGGGAACCCTGGGCTGCTGTATGGTGAAAGAGTTTTTCCGGGCATTTGCATTTAATGGCGGAATTACCCTGCATCTGCGGTGTCCCTATGGGGAAAATGACCACCATAAGACCGAGGCCCTTTTTAAGGCGGCGGCACATGCCCTGAAAGAGGCTCTGGAACCAAATGGAGGAAAAATACTTTCGTCAAAGGGGATGCTGGCATGA
- the hisH gene encoding imidazole glycerol phosphate synthase subunit HisH → MIAVIDYGAGNLFSVKNALDFLEEKSVVTADCEEIRCADAMILPGVGAFPDAMRMLKEQGLAKVIKEEAQKKPLLGICLGMQMLFEKSYEFGETEGLGLIPGCVQRIEGNGLKIPHMGWNSLTVLNPCAVTENLPKDAYVYFVHSFRAETGEENISCYTVYNQRIPALVHRGYVYGAQFHPEKSGAVGLELLKNFARLVRE, encoded by the coding sequence ATGATAGCGGTCATTGATTACGGGGCGGGTAATCTTTTCAGTGTAAAGAATGCCCTTGATTTTTTAGAAGAGAAGAGTGTGGTCACAGCAGACTGTGAGGAGATCCGCTGTGCAGATGCCATGATACTGCCCGGAGTGGGGGCTTTCCCTGATGCCATGCGTATGCTCAAGGAGCAGGGGCTTGCAAAAGTCATAAAGGAGGAGGCACAGAAAAAGCCTCTTCTGGGGATTTGCCTTGGAATGCAGATGCTTTTTGAAAAGAGTTACGAGTTCGGAGAGACGGAAGGCCTTGGACTGATACCGGGCTGTGTGCAGCGTATTGAGGGCAATGGCCTTAAAATTCCCCATATGGGATGGAATAGTCTGACGGTTTTAAATCCCTGTGCCGTGACAGAAAATCTGCCGAAGGATGCATATGTATATTTTGTCCATTCTTTCCGGGCAGAGACCGGGGAGGAGAATATTTCCTGTTATACAGTATATAACCAGCGGATCCCCGCTCTGGTACACCGGGGATATGTATACGGCGCCCAGTTCCATCCTGAGAAAAGCGGTGCTGTGGGGCTGGAACTTCTGAAAAATTTTGCAAGGCTGGTGAGAGAATGA
- the hisA gene encoding 1-(5-phosphoribosyl)-5-[(5-phosphoribosylamino)methylideneamino]imidazole-4-carboxamide isomerase, giving the protein MIILPAIDIKDKTCVRLVKGDYATAHQVAESPYDTAASFRAAGASWIHMVDLDGAKDGRPVNEAIFERVAKESGLKVEVGGGIRSMETIERFLEKGISRVILGSVAVKDPSLVKEAVREFGEKIAVGIDAKNGMAATEGWLQKSDVTYLDLAQAMEEAGVRTIIYTDISRDGTLTGVNTEQLGRLNERVSCRIIASGGVSSIQDITDCKNLDLYGCICGKAVYTGALDLCEAVEKAGEQSC; this is encoded by the coding sequence ATGATTATATTACCTGCAATTGATATAAAAGACAAGACGTGTGTGCGGCTGGTGAAAGGCGATTATGCAACCGCCCATCAGGTGGCGGAAAGTCCCTATGATACGGCAGCTTCCTTCCGGGCCGCAGGTGCTTCCTGGATACATATGGTGGACCTGGATGGAGCAAAAGACGGGAGACCTGTAAATGAAGCGATTTTTGAGAGAGTAGCGAAAGAGTCCGGTCTTAAAGTGGAAGTGGGCGGGGGAATCCGCAGCATGGAAACCATAGAGCGGTTTCTGGAAAAAGGCATTTCGAGAGTCATTTTGGGTTCCGTGGCGGTAAAAGATCCGTCTCTTGTAAAAGAGGCTGTCCGGGAATTCGGTGAGAAAATAGCTGTGGGCATAGACGCGAAAAACGGTATGGCAGCCACAGAGGGCTGGCTCCAAAAAAGTGATGTCACCTATTTGGATTTGGCACAGGCCATGGAAGAGGCCGGAGTGAGAACCATTATCTATACAGATATTTCCAGGGACGGCACCCTTACGGGGGTCAATACGGAACAGCTGGGAAGGCTGAATGAAAGGGTATCCTGCAGGATCATTGCAAGCGGAGGAGTAAGCTCCATACAGGATATTACGGACTGTAAAAATCTTGATCTATACGGATGTATCTGCGGGAAAGCCGTTTACACAGGTGCTCTTGATCTGTGTGAGGCGGTAGAGAAAGCAGGTGAGCAGTCATGTTAG
- the hisF gene encoding imidazole glycerol phosphate synthase subunit HisF: protein MLAKRIIPCLDVRDGKVVKGVNFVGIKEVGDPVECAIAYDRQGADEICFLDITATHEGRATMADVVSRTAKHVFVPLTVGGGIRTVEDFREILRAGADKVSVNSAAVKNPELIREAAAVFGSQCVVAAIDAKRDEKGRFKVVVNGGRIDTGLDAIEWAQKCQQLGAGEILLTSMDTDGCRDGFDLELTNAVCGVVSIPVIASGGCGKLEHFSEVFKESKADAALAASLFHFRELTVGQVKEHLEEERIPVRR, encoded by the coding sequence ATGTTAGCAAAGAGAATTATACCCTGCCTGGACGTAAGAGACGGCAAAGTGGTTAAGGGCGTGAATTTTGTGGGAATCAAAGAGGTGGGAGATCCGGTGGAATGCGCCATTGCGTACGACAGGCAGGGAGCAGATGAAATCTGCTTTCTGGATATCACAGCAACCCATGAGGGAAGAGCGACTATGGCAGATGTGGTGTCCAGGACGGCAAAACATGTATTTGTACCCCTTACAGTAGGGGGAGGCATCCGTACAGTGGAGGATTTCCGGGAAATCCTCCGGGCCGGAGCCGACAAGGTTTCTGTCAATTCGGCGGCAGTGAAAAACCCTGAGCTCATCAGGGAAGCGGCAGCGGTATTCGGGAGCCAGTGTGTGGTGGCTGCCATTGATGCAAAGAGGGATGAGAAGGGCAGATTCAAAGTCGTGGTGAACGGCGGAAGGATAGATACAGGTCTGGATGCCATAGAATGGGCACAGAAGTGCCAGCAGCTTGGGGCTGGTGAGATCCTGCTCACTTCCATGGATACAGACGGATGCCGTGACGGTTTTGATCTGGAACTTACCAATGCGGTCTGTGGCGTGGTATCCATACCGGTCATTGCCAGCGGCGGATGTGGTAAGCTGGAACATTTTTCAGAGGTTTTCAAGGAGAGTAAAGCGGATGCAGCACTGGCAGCTTCATTGTTTCATTTCCGGGAACTGACGGTGGGACAGGTAAAGGAGCATCTGGAAGAAGAACGGATTCCGGTCAGGAGGTAG
- the hisI gene encoding phosphoribosyl-AMP cyclohydrolase has product MDLECYFEKSDLIPAVVQEAGTGEVLMLAYMNRESLQKTFETGYTWFYSRSRQELWNKGATSGHVQKVIDIKADCDNDTLLVTVVQTGAACHTGAHSCFFRDIWKKEKGGRPL; this is encoded by the coding sequence ATGGATTTAGAATGTTATTTTGAAAAGAGCGATTTGATACCTGCCGTTGTACAGGAAGCGGGCACAGGGGAGGTACTGATGCTGGCCTATATGAACCGGGAGAGTCTTCAGAAAACTTTTGAGACCGGATATACCTGGTTTTACAGCCGCTCCAGACAAGAGCTGTGGAACAAAGGTGCCACTTCCGGACATGTTCAGAAGGTGATAGATATAAAAGCAGACTGTGATAATGATACCTTGCTCGTAACAGTAGTTCAGACAGGCGCTGCCTGTCATACAGGGGCACACAGCTGTTTTTTTAGGGATATCTGGAAAAAAGAAAAAGGAGGGCGGCCTTTATGA
- the hisE gene encoding phosphoribosyl-ATP diphosphatase translates to MMDVIKGLYDVALERKAVKQEGSYTCYLFEQGLDKILKKCGEECSEVIIAAKNGENGDTANEICDLLYHLVVMMVQSGISIDEVEGILEERRQKIGNLKKFHESDHES, encoded by the coding sequence ATGATGGATGTGATCAAGGGATTGTATGATGTGGCTTTGGAACGCAAGGCTGTAAAACAGGAAGGTTCTTATACCTGCTATCTTTTTGAGCAGGGGCTTGATAAAATTTTAAAAAAGTGCGGTGAGGAGTGCAGTGAGGTGATCATTGCTGCAAAAAATGGGGAGAATGGGGATACGGCTAATGAAATCTGTGACCTTCTTTATCATTTGGTGGTTATGATGGTGCAGAGCGGGATTTCTATTGATGAAGTGGAAGGGATTCTGGAGGAGAGACGGCAGAAGATTGGGAATCTTAAGAAGTTTCATGAAAGTGATCATGAGTCCTGA